One Hippopotamus amphibius kiboko isolate mHipAmp2 chromosome 12, mHipAmp2.hap2, whole genome shotgun sequence genomic window, TGTCCTTGCCTTTGGCCAAGTCCACTTCTCTGAGTTCTGGTCCCTCCTCGCATCCAGCTCAggtcccctctgccccccacagCAATAGTGCCTAAGCTGCAGACTCCTGCTTAGCTAGCATCTTTCTAGATTCTGGAAATAATGCATGCTTTCCACCAGGTTCTGTGTCCTGTCCACCGTGTGTCTCTCCTCAGTCTCACCCTCCTTGTTCCTCTCCATCTTTGCAGACTCCACCCTGAAGAATTGGCAGGTCCCCcactgaagaaactgaaacaagaGGTGGGTTTTCCAGGGTGCGTATGGAGGTTAGGGCAGCCTTCCGCAGGCCCCTCCCTTGCCAgtcctcatttcctcatctggggCATCCACAGGTTGGAGAGCAAAGTCACTCTGAAATCCAGcagcctcccccaggccctgagtCCTACGCAACCCCATACCGCCCCAGCCTGGAGGAAGACAGCGCCAGCCTGTCCGGGGAGAGCCTGGATGGACACTTGCAGGGTGAGTGTGCACCAGAACACTTCTCACTGCGGGGGTGGAAGGCGTGGGAGGAGGGCGCCAGGAGGCGCCTGCCTGAAACAGGGTTGGGAGGCCCGGCTGGATGGGGGCAGATGGGCCTGGGCCTGTGGGACTGGCTGTGTGGTTGAGGGTGGGGGTTCTGTTGACCGTGGTCCCTTACCTGACCCGTGCCCATGCCCACAGCTGTGGGGTCATGCCCAAGGCTGACGCCGCCCCCTGCTGACCTGCCTCTGGCATTGCCAGCCCCGGGGCTGTGGAGCCGCCACATCCTGCAGCAGACACTGATGGACGAGGGGCTGCGGCTAGCCCGCCTCGTCTCCCACGACCGCGTGGGCCGCCTCAGCCCCTGTGTGCCTGCAAAGCCACCTCTCGCAGGTGAGGCAGCCAGCAGTGCTGTCCCCGAGCACCCCTGCCACCCAGGCCCCACACAGCACACCTGGTGTCCTGGGGCCGGGTGGGAGGACGAGGGCTGTCGTCACCAGAGAAGGCCGTCGGGTGGTGGGGCTCCAGCCAACCAGGCCTTCGGTTGGGGGGGGGCTGTTCTCGACGGGGAGGGTCCCATGCCTCACGGCGATGTGTGGGGGGAGCTGGGGGGCAGAGAATGGGTGGCGAAGAGGAACAGGAAGAGGAGAGCCACCAAGAAGGGAAGCTGGGCTAGAACTTGTGCCAGTGCAGGAGGGTGGGGCAGGCCAGGCGTCGGGGTGGGGTTGCCAGCGTGGAGTTGGAGGAGCCCGAGGGGGGATGCTTGGTGTgtggctggggaagggggagtgggCACGTAGGCCGACAGAGGCCCGGGCATCGGCTGGGCTGAGAGTGGCGCAGCAGACAAAGCCACCAGCCCTAGCTTGGTATTTTTAAACTGTGTGTGGGTGGGAAGTGGGGGCGGGGACTGACAGGGGGGCTCTTCgtgggggaggagctgggaggctgGCTTCCTGTGTCCCCCGTGTTTTGGCGTCTAAGGAACTTGGGGGACATGGTTAGGGCGGgcggggcctgggagggggccaGGGATGAGTGGGGGTGGCAGAGCCTgcgaagggggggagggggagaggtcaGAGCCAAGCCGCCCCCACAGCTCCTGACAGAACCAGAAATTCCAGCAGAACGGAGgcgggagagacagagagagggagagacacgTACAGAGACAGAGAGCTACACACAGCCCTTTAGGGGAGGGGGCGCCCACTTGGTGCGGAACCCGCCCTGGGCAGGAGGTGGGCGGGAGTCAGCCCGTCGCGCTCCTCTTCGCAGCCTTCTCCACCCTCGCCTGTGTTCTCCGCCGCCCGTGTCCGCGGcgtccacccccagccccctaaCCTACCGCGTCTCCCTGCAGAGTTTGAAGAGGGGCTGCTGGACCGCTGCCCTGCCCCAGGACCCCATCCCGCTCTGGTGGAAGGTCGAAGGAGCAGCGTGAAAGTGGAGGCCGAGGCCAGCCGGCAGTGAGGGGTGGACGGGCGTCCTCAGACCCAGGGCCCCAGGCTTCTGGCTCCCGCAGACCCCCACACTCTCCACGCCTGGCACCTCGTCGCAGCCCTGGATCCTCCCGCCGCCcttctcctgcctccccacctgccccatgGGCACAGAACTATGGGGCTTCAAGCAATAACGAGCAGGGGCCTGGCGAGAGGACGCAAGAAGGGTGTGTGGTGCCCCTCCCCCTTGCCCAGAGCAGGGAGGCAAGAAGTCCGCCTCCAGGCACGTGGGGTTCTCCCCTCCCCTACACAGCACACTCCCATCCTCTCCAGTTTGAACCAGTGATGTGAGCAGTTGGGCTCCGTTTGGACATGGGGGAAAGGGGAGCTTCCCTGGGAGGGTCCAGCAGCTAAACATGGAAACATCTCCCCCCAGCTCTGGGGGCCTGGGAACACTGgacctgctcctcccctcccccatttttgTGCTTCtagtttgtttctttaatttaacACGTGCTGCAGTCTGCCCACCCATCGCCATCTTCCCCCCCAAGTCCTCAGCGGTCCTCCCCCTCGCGCCCTCTCTCGGGGGGTGCGGGGTCCCCTTCACCGGCCCCCTCGGGAGGCCTGGGGGGACTCAGGGTCTCCCTCAGCTGGGGGCTGGGCCGCAGCACCTGTCCGAGCAGTTAGAGCGTCTTTCTTTTCAGATCGTGTACAgtagattatttattttgttattttggaataaaatttattttatggcttAGGATCTATGACCTGCAAGATGGAGAAAGGGTGGCATGAGACGCAGGAACggagggaagctggtgggggtgggaagataGAAAAGAAGCAGCGGGCAGGGCCCCCAGCACGCCGAGAGGACCACACACGCGTCTGCACCCGAGACGCGCCCTCTGCCTCTGGGCCGGACTGGTGGCGGTGAGCCACCGAAGCCACAGCCGTGTGCAGCTGTCGCAGCCGCAGAGACCCACCTGGGCACGGTCACGCTCAGAGCTGAGGACATTTGCGTTCACGTACGTCTGAGAGGCCAGCATGCGCGCTGGTGTCTCTTGTGCCGTGTCTCACACTTCCAAACTTGGGTTGTCGTACAGGCAAAATCAGAGAAGTACGTGTTCTACGTAGCCATACAACTAATGTGTGTGAcgtgtatatattcatatgtcTCAGGTACACACACGTTCACACGGCTGTACACAAAGTCAACCCCTGTACTTCCGCGCAGTCTCACACACGTATCCAGAAGCCTCCATCTGACTGACAAGAATTTGGAGCtgtttgggatttgttttttaatctgggCAAAACCCAACATCGGTAACCAAATGTCCAGGGCCCCCACCTGCTCCCAGGGTCTCCTGAACTGCTTCCCAACTCCCTAGGGCTGGGACCCAAGCCcgtccctccaccccccccccggcCTCTGGAGCAGGTGTGTACACATGTCTGAGTGTCTCCACATGTGCGTTTTGAGCCCTGGATCAGGGCAAGCAGAGAAGCCCCCTGTGCCCTCACCGGTGCTCttgcccagcccctccccgctcAGCCCTGCCTTCCAAGGAgagctgcgtgtgtgtgtgtgtgctgcgtGTGCAGGCATGTTGGAGCGTGTCTCACTTGGCACCTGAATTTTCCTTCCAGTATTTGGAAGTGGGAGGGCGGGGTCgcgtggtgggaggggaggagtagATACGTTCTGCCCACTGTGCATTCTCCTGGCAAAGTCCTTTCCTCCTGACCGGGGGGGTAGGTGGGGACAGGAGGGCGCCCTCCCCATCTGCTGCGTGGTAGGAGCACGGGCAGGTGTCCAGAGCATGTCCGTGGGGGCAGGAGAGCTGTCTCTCTGGGCTCCCCCTCCAGCTGGGATCACCAACTGGGGTTAGCCCTTAGGTCCAGGTGGGACATGGAGATCCCAGACTGCCCATAAGGGGAGGGTTGCAGCAGGGGTGCGGCTCCCAAGGACCCCCCCTCTGACTCCCCTTGCCCCTCCAAGAGAAGCTTGGTGAGGTCCTGTTCGGTGGGAGGCAGCAAGGGCGGGAACATGTCTTCACCGACcctgcagggaggaagggggaagcaGTGGGGTAGGCGTGGCACCCGCTCCTCAGCCCCCACCCAGCCTCAGGCCCCGGCTGACACTCACCAGGGGCCTTGCGGGAACCCTCCCACCGGCTGGCTCAGGCAGCTCTCTTCCGCCATGGTCACGTCGGAGCAGAGCAAGGGCTCAGGGCTGGACACGGCATGCTCCTGAGGCTGGCACGGCAGCAGGCCCCTGCCAGGCCCGGAGAGGGAGATGAGGGGGCGGTGGGAGTCGGGGGTGCCCAGGCTGGGAGTGAACGTGGGGCATGAGCCCAGGATGCGGTGGGGCTTGTCACTCACTGCGGGTGAGGCTGGTCAAAGGGCAGGCCCATCTGACTCAGGCCGGGGGCCATGTGCAGGTGAAGTCTGGGAGCAGAAAGGAGGGCACAGTCAGAAAGGAAagctggaggagggcagggcgTTGTGACGTCAAGACCACCCAGCGAGGAAACAGTGTTTCCAGCTCCTCATCCTGACAGCAGGCATGGGGCAAACCACTTCTGCCTGTGAGCTGGGTCTTATCCGTGTAAACGTGTATGcattgggggctgggggccgggcagagaggagggaagatGGAGCTACTTTCTAACGTTTCTTTGGACTCTGAGCTTTGCTGGCTCTAAGTACCCCggtccccacccccgcctcaACTCTGGGAGGGGAGATGTCACGCCTTGACTGAGAGTTAATAGGCACCTGCGTGCTACCTGGAGAACAAAAATGTCTGTACCACTTCAGggccaaaaagataaataaataaaaaccaagacaGCAGACACATGGCAGTAGATTTCAGAGGCGGGAGAGACGGTACTAATAGTTACACAGCTCTTGCTAGGAGCCAGGTACTATGCTTAGCTTTACACATACTATTAACTCAATTAACCTTCTCAATGATCCTAGAAGGCAGGTATCATTACTATCGtgttccccattttacaggtgatgcatcagagttaagtaacttgcccaaagtcagcaagtggtggagctggaattCCAACCTTGATCTTAACCACTCACGCCTCAATGGAGTGGACGGAAGAGACAAAGGTGTTGGCTTTCTGCCACCCCTTTCTCGCAGAAGAGCCTCTCCTACCAAATGTCGGTGCCCATCCCCCTTGCAGGTGGGTGTCCCACCCCATTCCCCAGAGGTGCCCCCACTTACTCCTGGAAGGCTGACACCACGTGGACTGATTCTTCCCGGGAGAGGGGTGGATATGAGGGGATGGAGTGAGAGCGTGGAGGGTACacctgggggctggggaaagaAGGCAGACCTCTCATGCCAGCCCTTCTCCCGGAcactcccaccccctgcctcaaGATGGGGAATCCCTTTCAAGGAAAGGAAATTCGCTCCTTCAGCCCCCAGTGCCAGCTCTCCCAGCTGCCCATGCTGAACGCCTGCTGGCACAGACCCCTCCCAGTCCCGTCTCTCAAGCGTCTTACACCATATCTGGGCCGAGCTGCATGCTCATGGACGTGTCTGGGGCCATTCCAAGATCGTAAGAGGGCACCATGGTAGGCATCTGGGGCTCTGGGGTGGGCAGCGGCTGGTCcctggagaaggggaggaggcacGTGTCACTGACCAGGTGACGATGCCACCGCCTCCTGCTACAAGTAAGTACCGGGCCTCACCCTCCGTCCACACCAGCGCACTTACCTTTCCACAGTCATCTTGATTGTAGCTGGGACGTAACCCCTGCCATCCTTACCCATCTGCTCAGCTGTtgtgggaaggaaaggagagccaTGGAGTGCTTCTGGGttagggaggaagggaggtggaAAAGGTGGGCATGGCTGACGGGCAGGTAACAGAAGCAGGGAGACGGAAACGGAGAGAGAAGTCAGGGATGACACACAGCGGGTGAGGAGGGGCggcggggagcagggaggaggtaGACAACAGGAAGCAGTCAGAACTGCCAGCCCCAGCTCACGCTTGTAGTGGCTCCGGAAAGCCTCATCCTTGGGTTTCTTGGGGTAGAGGTTTTTGAGCTGAGCAAGGTCCCGGATTCGGTCCCCCAGGGAGCGAATGGACAGGTCTTTGGCAGAGAAGGGCTGGATGTTCTCTATCTGTGGGGAGCCTACAATAGGAATGAGGCCTTGAGTCCCCTCTGTCAAgactttcttccccttccccgaCTTCCCACCACCGTTGGACTCACTCTCAATCTACCAAGGTAAGGAGGAGAGGAGCTAGGGTGAGGGTCCTCAGAGAGGGAGACCCACCCGTCTCCATTCCCACAGAGCTCACAGGGAGAAGCTAGAAGTTAAGACCATAGAAGGAAGAAGAGACGTTGAACCTAAGGAATAACTTCCTGAAGGTCAAGTTTGGCACCAAGAAAGCCCAGGACATTTCCTTCCTGGAAGAAACCCCAGAGGGCACAGGCCCAGAGGCAGAGCACTGACTGGGGTGACCTCACCATCCTGGCCCCGGATGACGTGGGCAATGGTGATTCCCCCAATCTCTGAGTCACTGAACCGAAGGAGGAAGGTTCCGTCAGGCTCGTTGAGGAGAAGGCTAGTGACGTACTGTTTGCTGATGAAGCCAATGATCAGCCTGGCAGGGACGGAGGAGAGGGTGTGGGTGGGGCACAGGGTATggagcaggagctggagggacAGCTGCTCAGGCCACCCGGGGCAGGGACTCACCGATCTGACCAGTAGCTCCGGAGACAGCGTTTGGTGAGGTCCAGGACACCATCAAACCACTGCCAAAAGGTGAAGCCACGACCCAGCAGGATCTCCTATAGGGAGAGGGGAGCTGATGTGAGCACAGGAGGGTCGGACAGGAAGCCTAGTTAGGGCAGGCACTGGGCTGTGAGTACCTCCACGACAAAGTCACAGGACTGAGGGACCACACGGGACCTGAGACCCCATCCATGACAATAGCCACCTCTCAAGCTTACCACGTGCCAGGAACTATTCCAAGCTCTTTTCATAAATTAAGGTCTCTGATTGTTACAAGCCTGTGGAGGTAGGTCCTATGAGTGTCCCGTATTACGGGTGAATACATGGAAGCTTGGAAAGGTCAAGTAACTTGCATCTGACACAGCTGATgagaagcagagctgggatttagcCCGGGAAGGGTGGGCTGGGTCCctcgtaaccactgtgccccacccccgcccgaaCGAGGCCTGGCGGACGTGGTGTCCAGGGAAGGCAGCTTGCGGGCTGTGAGTGTCCTGCTCCTCTTGCTAACACATCCCTTGGGCGTGtgggcttttctttcttccttttcgtAAACAAGAGATCAGGGCATGACTGCTTTTACCTCGCTGGTCCTCAGCCAAGACACCCAGACCTCTTTTTCCCCTGTTCCTGTAACAGATCCAGTCCTGAGCAGTCAACCCCTGTTTAACCCCTCTGAGGTGGTTcatcctctgtgaaatgggggtagtAGTACCTACCTCAAAGGCATGTTGGGGTgattaaatgaaacaacataCATGAGGTGctaaagcacagtgcctggcatgtagtaagctGTCGACACACGGTCGCTGGTATTATTGCACGTGTCCCTGTGGTATTTCGTCCCGGTTGGTTTTTGCAATAAGAACTATTTTCCCAATGGGTCAAAGTCACTTTGAATCAAAGCTGTGTTTACACACCATCTGGGTGAGTCATGCAAACCACTGGCAAGGAGGGAGGACAGAGGGCCCCCAGACGAAAACTGGGGGATGCCGGAGAGATGAGGGGTTTTCCTGCCTGGGCCACGGCAGAGGCCCTCCTAATGAACATGGTGGGACACTGTGACGATCCCAGCGGTCGGTCCCTTGGGCAGAGGTTGGGGAGGCCCCGAGTGCCCCAGGAATGAAGAGCTTGGGGGCGGGAGGTCCGAAGGGCAGGGGAATGACCTTGTTGAACTGGGACCAGGACACAGAACGGTGCTGGAAGGCCTCTGTGCTGAGGCTGTTGTCGTTGAAGATCTTCTGAGCCAGGAAGAGGAAGTGCTCTGGGAGTAACCCCCGGTTGGTCCCCACCTCAGCCATGAACTTGAGGTTCAGCGTTTCACACATCTTCTCCCAGGGCACCCGCTCAGCCACCACAAAGGGCACGCGatcctggggggaaggggaggaggggagggagcctcGGGCTGACATCCCCGTTCCTCCTCAGGGGGGCCTTCATCCTTCCCACCTCCCAAGGcgacccctccccagccctgccccctgaGCTCGCTCAACAAAGATGGTGCCTTTCCGACAGCAGTCTAGGGTGCGACTGCAGGCAGCCTAGCTGTTAAGGTTGGCATGAAAAGAGGTCAGAAGCATGAAAAGAGGGCTATGAGGAGGAATTACAGTCTCTCGTTTGAACTCCCCTGCCAGcctgcaccccgccccccagATTAGAGGCTCTCCACCCCAGCTCCAGGTCTTTCCCCACCATCTCAGAGAAGGCATTGTCCCACAGGATGGTGGCTTTGGCATTGTTGTCTTGGTTGCCATGGACGATGACGaccaggggcagagacagggCCTGAAGAGGGGTGAGCAAAGGGGGTTCTTCTTAGTGGGGTCAGGGGCTTCCGCAGAGGACTGGCTCTGAGGGTGCAGGGAAGCTACTGGCCTCACACGACATAGTTACACATTCATGGTGTGTTACCTAGTGCTTTCTGAAGCTCAGTTAGGGCCTTACTGCCAAGAAGTGGTTACGCGTCAGAGCTGTGGAGTCAGACCTCCAGGTTTCAAATGACAGCTCCAATATCCAGTAGCCGTGTGACCTGGGCTAATGACTcaatctctctgagtctcaacgtcctcctctataaaatgacgcgagtaataatacctacctcataatgTTATTGTGAAAGCCACgcgtgtgtatgcgtgtgtgtgacGTAAACCCGTGCCCAGGTCTGTGGGAAGTGCGTGAGTGCCAGTCGCTCCCACCCTGGCATCCCCGGCGTGCGCGCTCCGGTTCTTGTGCCTCCCCACTGCCCCGGCGTGCGCAAACCCCAGACACACAGGGTGTGGGGCGGTCATGAGGGGTGAGGACCCAGGACCCCGGTGTGCGGCCTGGAGGGGCACCCAGGGCCCCACctcgggcggggccggggcctcGGTTCACCTGCAGCTGGATGGGGAGTTTGTTGGGGCCGAGCGTGAAGCTGGTGGAGAAGAGCACGGCGCACTTCTCCTCTGTGACGGACTCGGTGCCCTTCCGCTCACACCGCTTGATTTTCTtcagaagctgggggtggggcgagggagaggaggctgagggcagaCACGGCTTCTGCTGGGCCCCCAGCACCCTCTGTAAGGAGCAGCGCCTGGCCCGgggacccccgcccccgccccccgccggccTCACCAGGTTCTTGAACAGGGCGGAGCAGCAGTTCCCGGGAACGCTGTTCTCCAGGGGCACGGTGCTGTTGATGATTTCCCCAGTGCTGTCTCTGCCGGGGCAAGTCAGAGAGAGGCTCACCCCGCCGGGGCCAGGAGTGCCAGGAGCTCGAGTCCACAGGTGACGGCCTGCACTGCCGGCCCCTAGTCTCCGTCTCCCCACTTGGGGTCTTCAGGGAGAAGCCCCCATCTCAGCCGGATCGTgacgccccgccccctcccagtgCTGCCgcgcccctccccttcctctgccttgaCTGTGAGGTGGGGCGCCCACATCCACGGCCCGCCCGCCCCGTCATCACCCCGCTCGGGGTGGGGCCGGTGCCCCAGGCTCCTCTGCccccccgcgcccccggcccTCTCCGGCCCCACTTACGCTCCGGCCCCGGGCCCCTGGGGCGTGCCCAGCTCCCTCGCCTGCTTCTCCGTTACCATGTCGGCCCTGACCAGCGGAGGCTTGGCCGGGGCCCCCAGGAACCGCAGGCCCAGGAGGAATCGAACCCCGGCCTGGAACTTGGTCTGAGTCTTCAGGACCTGCGGGGGCTGCTTTTCCACCAGGAAAGAGCTGGGAGGAGTGAGGAGGACACACGGGGAGTTAAGAGCTGGGTCCCTCCGGGCGCCCTCCCCACAGCGCTGaccctctcccttcctcaggGGCTGCTCTGAGCCCGGCTAGGGGCTCATACCTGGTGACGACGGTTTGCAGGACTTCATCCAGCCGGCTAAGCAGTGCTGCCCGGGTCTTGGGCTCAAGCTCCCcaccagctgcccccacctcctgctGCAGCTGGGAATAAATGTCCACCAGGCTCTCACACCTGGGGCCAGGACAGTGGTCAGGGGGCACAGGATTTAGACCCCCCATCCCGAAACCCAGGAAGAAAGCaggacagtgtgtgtgtggggggggggggggatgagcaGTGGGTGTGGCTGTGGGCACCTGGGCTGAAGGGGTTGGGGGACGCgccttggctgtggggaggcGGTTCCTCCTCGGTGCCCGGGGGCCCTGTGGAAACCCAGCCGCCTCTTCCCCAGGGCTCTGGTACCCAGGTCAGCTGCCAGCACAAACAATGCTCTTGTGCATTTCGAAAGGTGCCCTGCCCAGTAGACCAAATAGACTTCCCATTCCTCTGGGCATGGGGCTTGAGGAGAAAAGTGTGGGTTGGAGGAGTTGCCGCTGTGCCTTGTTGGCCGGTCGCACATACACAGGACGTGAGCTGAGCAGCGGTGTGTGTGGCTGTGCTGGGACcggcttctctgagcctcggccCACCCCCAAGACCCGCTGGCCTGGCTTTTCTCTCCCACACCTGCGGGCCCTGCAGCAGGGACAGCACGCGCCCACCCTGAGCCCACCGCCCTTCCCTGTCAGCCCTGCCCCAACCTCTCCTGTAGTGGGGCCAGGCTCTCCTCAAAGGGTGCGCCGTTCCCTGACAGCTGCTGCTGCCGTTTCCAGATCTGGATCCTCTTCAGCACCAGGCCCTGGGCCGCCTCCAGCTCCCCAACAGCCTCCTGCAGCAACGTGGCCAGGGCCTGCGGGCAGAAAGGGCCTAAGCCGGGGCCGCACGCCTCCTCCTCACCCCGCTCTGGAGCGCAAGGCTCTCGTCCTCACCTCTCTGCGGTCTAACCTCCGTCCCTCCACAGATCGGAGACCCTCACCGTCTGCACTTGGAGTTCAGTCTCCACGTCTCAGTCCATTACTCACCTCACTTGGCCCAGTCCCATTGGCAGGCGTTTCTATCAAGCTGTGCAAAGACACTGAGGGTAGGGGCAGAGATCAGGGGTGCAGATAGAGGTGAGGTTCCGTCAAGGTTGAGATCCAAGAGGGGTCACTCCCCCACACGCCCCAGAACCCTCGTAGGGCTCCAGGCCTAGGCTCCCACCTTGGCGACTCTCAGCCCCGGGCTGCAGAGCTTCGCGAAGAAGGCGGGTTTCCCCCACTCGGTGCTGCAGCCTCCGCAGGACCGTGTTAAACTTGAGTTCCTCCTGCTTCCAGTGGAAGGCCATCGGCAGGTGGCGGAACTGCACCGGAGGGACAGACGCCAAGAAGTGAaaccctctgcccagccccttcCACTCAGCCTCCACTCCCTAAAGCGGTGCTACGGCCGCGCTCTGCAGAAAGCAGACCACTCACCTTCTCTCCTTCGACAGTTCTTCCTGACCTTTTGGAATCTCCTGGCGCTAAGACCTCTCTCCTGGCAGAATCAGCTCCTTATCACTTGCTGTCTCCTTCCCAGGCCTCACTACCCTCAGTCCCTCACGGGACACTTCTCTGAGCTTAACTTGGGACTCACTCTGACCCCAGGAACTTCCTTTGGTCATCCTGGGCCTAGAACACTGAACTTTCCCTGAAGTTCGAATTCCTTCCAGTTTCTCATGGTTCAAGCTAAAGCCCCAGGGAGTTGagttggggtgggaggtgggtatCACAATACCTGTTCCAtcacagcttttttttccccttgaagtaTGTGTCTGAAAGTGGCCACCAGCTTCAGGGGGTCCCTCTGATATATGCTCTATAGAAACGAAGGGCGGTGGACAGGGTGAGCCTGACTCTTATCCATGTCATTCTCCCcctccagtccccacccccattcaCACAGGCACCAGGCACCGAGAGGCAGCACGGCTGTAGACTCCAGAAGTTTTCATGCATTTACAtgcttttaaaatctaatttgcaTGCTAGCTGACAGCTAACCACATGAACACCAATTTGCTTCCAGCGTCCAATGCTCACCCCAGCTCCATTCCAGGCCCCACCCAGCCTtgtcccctctctcctgcccccacctccagggtGCTGATGTGTTGCAAGAtggtgctcccctccccctgctctccaGCCGAGGCCTGAAGACGCTGGACAGTGGCAGAAAGTAAGGCGCTGGCCATGTTGCAGCAGAAGGCATCCGAGCCGACGAGGAACTCCCTGCAGGAAGATCAAGGATGTGGCAGCCTCGGGCCAGGGCCTCCTCAGCCTCACTGCCCCTTTACCCCACAGCAGACGGCTCAGCGGCTCCTTCCTCCTCTTATCCTCCATCCAAGCCCTCTGGAGCCCTCGGCGGTGTCCCTTGTTCCCCAGTTTTCCAGCTGTTGTGGGTAGTGCCCTTGCCCCGGCTCTGACCTCCCCCCTCTTTGGCTCAGGCTCCTAAGGGGGTGCAGGACTCCACGTGTCAACACGCATAGTCCGGTCCACACGCAGCACAGACTCCCAGCTAAATCTGG contains:
- the STAT6 gene encoding signal transducer and activator of transcription 6 isoform X2, producing MSLWGLVSKMPPEKLQRLYVDFPQHLRHLLGDWLENQPWEFLVGSDAFCCNMASALLSATVQRLQASAGEQGEGSTILQHISTLESIYQRDPLKLVATFRHILQGEKKAVMEQFRHLPMAFHWKQEELKFNTVLRRLQHRVGETRLLREALQPGAESRQVSLHSLIETPANGTGPSEALATLLQEAVGELEAAQGLVLKRIQIWKRQQQLSGNGAPFEESLAPLQERCESLVDIYSQLQQEVGAAGGELEPKTRAALLSRLDEVLQTVVTSSFLVEKQPPQVLKTQTKFQAGVRFLLGLRFLGAPAKPPLVRADMVTEKQARELGTPQGPGAGADSTGEIINSTVPLENSVPGNCCSALFKNLLLKKIKRCERKGTESVTEEKCAVLFSTSFTLGPNKLPIQLQALSLPLVVIVHGNQDNNAKATILWDNAFSEMDRVPFVVAERVPWEKMCETLNLKFMAEVGTNRGLLPEHFLFLAQKIFNDNSLSTEAFQHRSVSWSQFNKEILLGRGFTFWQWFDGVLDLTKRCLRSYWSDRLIIGFISKQYVTSLLLNEPDGTFLLRFSDSEIGGITIAHVIRGQDGSPQIENIQPFSAKDLSIRSLGDRIRDLAQLKNLYPKKPKDEAFRSHYKPEQMGKDGRGYVPATIKMTVERDQPLPTPEPQMPTMVPSYDLGMAPDTSMSMQLGPDMVLHLHMAPGLSQMGLPFDQPHPQGLLPCQPQEHAVSSPEPLLCSDVTMAEESCLSQPVGGFPQGPWVGEDMFPPLLPPTEQDLTKLLLEGQGESEGGSLGAAPLLQPSPYGQSGISMSHLDLRANPSW
- the STAT6 gene encoding signal transducer and activator of transcription 6 isoform X1, with product MSLWGLVSKMPPEKLQRLYVDFPQHLRHLLGDWLENQPWEFLVGSDAFCCNMASALLSATVQRLQASAGEQGEGSTILQHISTLESIYQRDPLKLVATFRHILQGEKKAVMEQFRHLPMAFHWKQEELKFNTVLRRLQHRVGETRLLREALQPGAESRQVSLHSLIETPANGTGPSEALATLLQEAVGELEAAQGLVLKRIQIWKRQQQLSGNGAPFEESLAPLQERCESLVDIYSQLQQEVGAAGGELEPKTRAALLSRLDEVLQTVVTSSFLVEKQPPQVLKTQTKFQAGVRFLLGLRFLGAPAKPPLVRADMVTEKQARELGTPQGPGAGADSTGEIINSTVPLENSVPGNCCSALFKNLLLKKIKRCERKGTESVTEEKCAVLFSTSFTLGPNKLPIQLQALSLPLVVIVHGNQDNNAKATILWDNAFSEMDRVPFVVAERVPWEKMCETLNLKFMAEVGTNRGLLPEHFLFLAQKIFNDNSLSTEAFQHRSVSWSQFNKEILLGRGFTFWQWFDGVLDLTKRCLRSYWSDRLIIGFISKQYVTSLLLNEPDGTFLLRFSDSEIGGITIAHVIRGQDGSPQIENIQPFSAKDLSIRSLGDRIRDLAQLKNLYPKKPKDEAFRSHYKPEQMGKDGRGYVPATIKMTVERDQPLPTPEPQMPTMVPSYDLGMAPDTSMSMQLGPDMVPQVYPPRSHSIPSYPPLSREESVHVVSAFQELHLHMAPGLSQMGLPFDQPHPQGLLPCQPQEHAVSSPEPLLCSDVTMAEESCLSQPVGGFPQGPWVGEDMFPPLLPPTEQDLTKLLLEGQGESEGGSLGAAPLLQPSPYGQSGISMSHLDLRANPSW